CAGAAAAATCAGCAGAACAACAACCCAGAAAGAGACAAAAGGGAGAATGAAATGACATTTTAGGAGCACATCCCCTGGTCTGATACTGAATTGATTTTGCTTCAGATCATGCTTTACGccttacctataaaatgaaggtgttttttttttaatttttatttatttattttttacagagacagagagtgagtcagagagagggatagacaggatcggagagagatgagaaacatcaatcattagtttttcactgtgcgttgcaacaccttagttgttcattgattgctttctcatatgtgccttgactgtgggccttcagcagaccgagtaaccccttgctcgagccagcgaccttgggtccaagctggtgagcttttgctcaaaccagatgagcccgcgctcaagctggcaacctcggggtcttgaacctgggtcctctgcatcccagtccgacgctctatccactgcgccaccacctggtcaggctaaaatgaagGTTTTAATAGGTTCTAGTTCtccatattaatatatttaaagtgcttaAAAGTGCCTACACCGGAAGTGCttgataaatgttagctattgctTTCACCTTTGGTATACATTGTGATATATTTGCTGTAATGAGGGTGAGAAGGTCTAGGGCAGTTAGAGTCCATGGGATAGAATCCCCTAATAACACTTGTACTTGGaggtatttccatttttatttgtattttttttaagattttatttactgactacagaggggagcagggagtgagaagtgtcaattcattgctgcttcactttaattttatataggaggggagacagactgacTTCCCCATGCCcggggaccaggatccacccggcaaccctcgtCTGGCGCCAGTGCTCGgatcaaccgagccactggctgcgcgaggaagagagaaggcagatggTTGCTCTATCCcaaggcaaccggccagggcccagtgctgAGGGCTGAGACACCCAGTTTTGGGGCTGAATCCTTCCCATCGGCCACCAGCTGGTTTAGTAGGGCGTTGGTCACCTTAGGTGCCCTTAATGTCTCTTTCTGGTCTTGGGTGAGGAGCAGGGAAGGGCTACTGAGCAAGAGGCGAGGTTACGTGCGTCCTCGGGCCTGGAGCAAACGGAAGAACTCGCGCCAGGGTGGCAGGACCACAAGCTCCCAGGACCCTCTCGTGCCGGCCCGCCGCGCTGAAACTACAGTTCCCCGCGCCGGGGGCCAGGCGGGCCCGGAAGGGGCGGGGCCGTGTCCGCGCGGCGGGCGCCGGGGGCCGTCGGCAGGTTGCCACCGCCCTCTGGTGGGATGTGGCGGATCGCGGAGGATAGGAGGGTGGAGGCCCGGCCGCAGGCCCACCAGGTTGGAGGCGGGTCCAAGCGCAGCTCTGGTGGGAACCGGGCGGCGGCGGGCTCCGCACCCGTAAGGGAACAGCCAGGCTCCTCCGACCCAGGGCGGAGCTCCGCTAACCAAGTGCCCAGCTCGCGGAGTGAGGTGGACGGGCGGCTCGGGACCATGGCCAGGGGCGGCATGGATCGCTGGCGTGACCGGCTAGCACTCGTGACGGGCGCCTCGGGAGGCATTGGCGCGGCCGTGGCCCGGGCCTTGGTCCAGCAGGGACTGAAGGTGGTGGGTTGTGCCCGCACTGTGGGCAACATAGAGGTAAGGCCTGGCGGGGGAGCTAGTTGCTGTGGGAGGCGTCGTTTCCGCTGGGTAGggtctgggtgggggaggggaagtggccCGAGTCCGGCTGCCCTCACTCCCTAGGGCCATTTGCAACGGGCTTAGGGGCAAAAGGTGTGGATGTACCTAGTAAGGGAGGCCTCTTGGATCCTTTAGGACAGGCCTCTACCTTCGCGTTTTAAAGTCCGGCCTTTTTAGGAGCCTTTTCTCTTGACAGCCTCTACCCCACTGTATCACACTCTGACTCTGgcgtctttctccctctctcctaccTGCCTGCTCAAGTAGGCTGAGGAAAGGGGAACCAGAGATCAGGAGCTAGCTAGGCagccagggagaaggaaagaacgTTTTCTGCCCTTAGTGGCTAGGTTGGCTACTGGATTGCTTCCTCTGGCCCCCAGACTTAGCCCACAAAACGAAGCAAAGTGGCTAGCCAGCCAGATGAGCAGGAGCTAGAGATTTTAGATGATCATTTTTCACCCCAGTCTGAGGTTGGGATTGAGGTGGGAGTGGAGCccttctgaaacaaacaaaataagctaGTCCCCTCCCAAAAAAGGCCCCAAGTCTGAGGGTTAACCCCCTACCCAAGAGGATTGACAATGGGATTGTCACAGGTAGTAGACCTTTCTCCAGTTTTACTGCCCTAGGTGGGACTGAGTAGGTGAGGTAGGTCAGTCACTTAATATGTGAGCCCTGAGGGAACGAAGTAATGTGGAACTGAAACTCCTGGTTTTTCTCTTAAGTGGGGTTGGGAGCAGAGTTGAGAGCTACAGGAGTTCAAATGAAGTTGGTCATGTTGGAGcatggaggaagaagagaaattttCATCATAGTTTACTGGATTTGCCCAGCAAAAGAACACTGAGGGTTGGGCTAATGCTTAGCTGCAGGACACTATCCACCGTCGCTCCATGTCCCTGGGCAGTGGAAAGGGTAAGGAGGccttgggaggggcagagggagaaagtGTACAGGAAGGAGGGCTGTCTCCTCCCCTGCTGCTGACCAAAGGTATACTTTATAACCTAGataatcccaaggtcacctgGTTACACCATTGCCTTACTCTGCCACTCCTTTTCTCCAGAGCTCAGGAGCTTTGGAGACTAGAGAATTATGCCAGGGATAAGACCATTGGGTTCCCCAATTCTAAAGATACTATTGCCTTCTCTTCCCACTAGCCAAGAAAGAGATTCTCTGAGCCCCAAGGGAATCCCCAAGTTGATCACTTAGCCCCATAATGGCTCCTTTAATGAGGGGAGAATGCCTCCTCTGTGAGGAGACTGACATGAGTTCAGGTCATTTCTGAGGGCAGatgaggatgggggggggggagcaggcaaTGAGAAGGCAGTGACAGGGAGGAATATATTCTCAGTCCCTTATTCTGGCTTTTCTGTGGGTGCTTTGAGTCAGTTTGCCAGGTAGGGAGAATTGTAGTTTTCCTTGCCCACCGTCTGCTTTTATTGACAGATTGATATTAAAACAGTTTGAGTTCTGGCCTCCTACAGAGAGAGGCCCTATTTCTTGAAGTGGTCGTGAGTAGGTAAAATTGGGTGGAGGGGGGCTACTGAATCCCAAAGGACTATACCTTTTAAACTTGGAAAGTTAAAGCAGCAAAGAATTTCCTAGGTCACCTGATCCAGCCATTTATTCCCAGCTCGGTTTGGGAGGAGGGAGGCTAGAAGCCAGGGCAGCTGGCCAAGCTGGCTTTCCTCTAGGGCACCCCACaccccccaactctctctcccatACATGTACATAGTCATGGTCACGAGACTCAGGTGCCCAGTCACGGGCCTCCAAGGCCACATAGCTTGTTGCTTCCTGTTTCTCAATGTCAGCTTTCCTCACCGCCGTCTCCCAGTGGTTCTGCTTTCTCAGGACTTCAGTGTATTGAGGGCCCTGGCAATGCACAAGGGGTGCCAGTGTCACCTGCCACCTGAATTGCCTCAGTAGTCTCCAGATAAACTTTGGGGTGGAAGGTGTTGCACCGTGGGACAGAGAGATAATCGGTCCTGACTTCCTGACCCCTCCTGTTGGGAGGACAAAGAGAGACTGGCAGTTGGACTCGATTGAAAAGTCTGTGTGAGAACTCTGGGATTTGTGGAGGGAAGGTGAGAGTTCAGATGTAAGCCCTTCTGAACAAGGTGGTGGGAAAGAAAAGATCGAAGCCCTGGCATAACTGGCACAGCGGCTCTTGGCACTGGTCGAAGAAGCATGGGGTGAGGTGAGAGATGCATCTACCTGTGAGCAGAGAAGGTGTTCCTCTTGAGAGGcagaaaaatatcatttcattCCCAGATCCCTGCCCTCGCTTCTTTGGCCCCCTCCGAGCTCCAGCCCTTCTTTCTTCTGAGAACTAAAGACGCTAGTTTATCTGTGAGGTTCCTCCATTGATAATTTCAACTTTCCCCTCCTGTACTCAGGGAGTGCTCTCATTCCCTGGACTTTGACCGAAGAGGGCAAGCTTTGGGGATGCACAGTCCCATCAGTGTAACAAAAAAGTGACCACCAAAGGAAAGAGCTCTATAAGTGGTGACAGCAGAGGGAGGCTGTCTCTGGCTGGGGAGATGTGGGAGTTAGCAGCTTACCCCAGTTAGATCCCTTTTGGGTTTCATAGGAGCTGGCTGCTGAATGTAAGAGTGCAGGCTACCCCGGGACTTTGATCCCCTACAGATGTGACCTGTCAAATGAAGAGGACATCCTCTCCATGTTCTCAGCTATCCGCTCTCAGCACAGCGGTGTAGACATCTGCATCAACA
The DNA window shown above is from Saccopteryx bilineata isolate mSacBil1 chromosome 2, mSacBil1_pri_phased_curated, whole genome shotgun sequence and carries:
- the DHRS11 gene encoding dehydrogenase/reductase SDR family member 11 isoform X3, yielding MWRIAEDRRVEARPQAHQVGGGSKRSSGGNRAAAGSAPVREQPGSSDPGRSSANQVPSSRSEVDGRLGTMARGGMDRWRDRLALVTGASGGIGAAVARALVQQGLKVVGCARTVGNIEELAAECKSAGYPGTLIPYRCDLSNEEDILSMFSAIRSQHSGVDICINNAGLARPDTLLSGSTSGWKEMFNVNVLALSICTREAYQSMKERKVDDGHIININSMSGHRVLPQSVTHFYSATKYAVTALTEGLRLELREAQTHIRATCISPGLVETQFAFRLHDKDPEKAAAIYGQIECLKPEDVAAAVIYVLSAPPHVQIGDIQMRPTEQVT